A region from the Pseudomonas sp. Teo4 genome encodes:
- a CDS encoding SulP family inorganic anion transporter, with amino-acid sequence MFLSRWLPGLANLMHYRREWFHADLQAGLSVAAIQIPIAIAYAQIVGLPPQYGLYACVLPMMVYALVGSSRQLMVGPDAATCAMIAGAVAPLAMGDPQRIAELSVIVTVLVGVMLIGAGLARAGFIASFFSRPILIGYLNGIGLSLIAGQMSKVVGFKIEGDGFILSLINFFQRLNEIHWLTLLIGLAGLALLIWLPRRYPRLPAALVTVAVFTLLVGAFGLDRFGVAILGPVPSGMPHLAWPQSNLAETKSLLRDALGIATVSFCSAMLTARSFAARHGYAINANHEFVALGVSNLAAGISQGFAISGADSRTAVNDMVGGKSQLVGIIAALVIALILLFFTAPMAWIPQAALGAVLLMAGWGLIDIKSLGRIKKLSRFEFWLCLLTTVGVLGLGVLPGIVFAVTLAILRLLYSIYQPTDAVLGWLPGTEGQVDIRHHKEARTVPGLVVYRFDDAILFFNADYFKMRLLEAVQSQAEPKAVLFDAEAVTSIDVSGVAALREVRDTLAAQGIHFAIARARGTFLRMLVRSGMAREMEDKLLFGSVRAGIRAYRLWRNRSRKGQQNHVAE; translated from the coding sequence ATGTTTCTCTCCCGTTGGCTGCCGGGCCTCGCCAACCTTATGCATTACCGCCGAGAGTGGTTCCACGCCGACTTGCAGGCGGGCTTGTCGGTGGCGGCGATCCAGATTCCCATCGCCATCGCCTACGCGCAGATTGTCGGCCTGCCGCCGCAATACGGCCTGTATGCCTGCGTGTTGCCAATGATGGTCTACGCCCTGGTCGGCAGCTCGCGCCAGCTGATGGTCGGCCCCGACGCCGCCACCTGCGCCATGATCGCGGGCGCCGTGGCGCCCTTGGCGATGGGCGACCCGCAACGCATCGCCGAACTGTCGGTGATCGTCACGGTGCTGGTGGGGGTGATGCTGATCGGCGCCGGGCTTGCCCGGGCCGGGTTCATTGCCAGCTTCTTCTCACGACCTATCCTGATCGGCTACCTCAACGGCATCGGTCTTAGCCTGATCGCTGGGCAGATGTCGAAGGTGGTGGGTTTCAAGATCGAAGGCGATGGCTTCATCCTCAGCCTGATCAACTTTTTCCAGCGCCTGAACGAGATCCACTGGCTCACACTGCTGATCGGCCTGGCTGGCTTGGCATTGCTGATCTGGCTGCCGCGCCGCTACCCGCGTTTGCCAGCAGCACTGGTAACCGTGGCGGTCTTCACCCTGCTGGTGGGGGCGTTCGGACTGGACCGTTTTGGCGTTGCCATCCTTGGCCCGGTGCCTTCCGGCATGCCGCATCTAGCCTGGCCGCAAAGCAACCTGGCGGAAACCAAGAGCCTGCTGCGCGACGCCCTGGGTATCGCCACCGTCAGCTTCTGCAGCGCCATGCTGACCGCCCGCAGTTTCGCCGCACGCCACGGCTATGCGATCAACGCCAACCATGAATTCGTCGCCTTGGGCGTAAGCAACCTGGCCGCCGGCATTTCCCAGGGCTTTGCCATCAGTGGCGCGGACTCGCGCACCGCGGTCAACGACATGGTCGGCGGCAAGAGCCAGCTGGTGGGTATCATCGCCGCCCTGGTGATCGCCTTGATCCTGCTGTTCTTCACCGCGCCCATGGCCTGGATTCCACAAGCTGCGCTGGGCGCGGTCCTGCTCATGGCCGGTTGGGGACTGATCGACATCAAGTCGTTGGGTCGTATCAAAAAGCTGAGCCGTTTCGAGTTCTGGCTGTGCCTGCTGACTACGGTCGGCGTGCTGGGCCTGGGCGTGCTGCCAGGCATCGTGTTCGCCGTGACCCTGGCGATCCTGCGTTTGCTGTACAGCATCTACCAACCCACCGACGCCGTGCTCGGCTGGCTGCCGGGCACCGAAGGCCAGGTCGACATCCGCCACCACAAAGAGGCCCGCACCGTGCCGGGGTTGGTGGTTTACCGTTTCGATGACGCGATCCTGTTCTTCAACGCCGACTACTTCAAGATGCGTCTGCTCGAAGCGGTGCAGAGCCAGGCCGAACCCAAAGCCGTGCTGTTCGATGCAGAAGCGGTGACCAGCATCGACGTCAGCGGCGTCGCGGCCCTGCGCGAGGTGCGCGACACCCTTGCAGCCCAGGGCATCCACTTCGCCATCGCCCGCGCTCGCGGCACGTTCCTGCGTATGCTGGTGCGCTCGGGAATGGCGCGGGAGATGGAGGACAAGTTGCTGTTTGGCTCGGTACGGGCGGGGATTCGGGCGTATCGGTTGTGGCGGAACAGGAGTCGGAAGGGGCAACAGAACCACGTTGCCGAATGA
- a CDS encoding cysteine-rich CWC family protein, whose amino-acid sequence MPDNQHCPACGARNQCTLAEPANATQACWCFGVTIDPAVLQALPAELRDQACLCPRCAGVQAQLDAAPVTPTR is encoded by the coding sequence ATGCCTGACAACCAACACTGCCCCGCCTGTGGCGCCCGCAACCAGTGCACCTTGGCTGAGCCAGCCAACGCCACCCAGGCCTGCTGGTGCTTTGGCGTGACCATCGACCCCGCCGTGCTTCAGGCCCTGCCCGCCGAGCTGCGCGACCAGGCCTGCCTGTGCCCACGCTGCGCCGGGGTGCAGGCGCAACTCGATGCAGCGCCCGTCACCCCAACGCGCTAG
- a CDS encoding diguanylate cyclase: MPSRSALLSQRSLILTLLVLLACGFLATSLLSYYASRGAIRDGIINTELPLTSDTVYSEIQKDLIRPVLIASMMAQDTFLRDWVLSGEQDTRRITRYLGEVMGKQDTCTSFFVSDRSLTYYQAKGVLKQVQPGTWRDAWYFRLRELKAPYEINVDLDMANQDSLTVFINYRVLDYQQRFIGAAGVGLSVASVVKLIDDYQRRYQRSVFFTDAQGKVLLTGSDGGPHGLRVGQTLSDTGDFDAVLTQGPVPDQGSHEYQDTAGHSHFLNVRQLSELDWYLLVDKRETGVLDRVRHSLYLNLAICAMITLVVLSLLNAMLQRHQASTTALATLDSLTGLPNRRSFDLLAAQALQEAVRDRVPLVALLIDLDNFKALNDTHGHLAGDEVLRQFAQVLQGSLRQSDIICRWGGEEFIVLLREANGRQAIEVAEKIRRRTEQLTFNYEDQPLRLTTSIGLGNLQPGDTLHALLTRADRALYRAKQAGRNRVCSESPGPEHA, encoded by the coding sequence ATGCCTTCACGCTCCGCCCTGTTGTCACAGCGCTCGCTGATCCTCACCCTGCTGGTGTTACTGGCCTGCGGCTTCCTTGCCACGTCCCTGCTCAGCTACTACGCATCGCGCGGCGCCATCCGCGACGGCATCATCAATACCGAGCTGCCACTGACCTCCGACACGGTCTACTCGGAAATCCAGAAAGACCTGATTCGCCCAGTGCTGATCGCCTCGATGATGGCCCAGGACACCTTCCTGCGCGACTGGGTGCTATCCGGCGAACAGGACACCCGGCGCATTACCCGTTACCTCGGCGAGGTGATGGGCAAGCAGGACACCTGCACCTCGTTCTTCGTCTCCGACCGCAGCCTGACCTACTACCAGGCCAAGGGTGTACTCAAGCAGGTCCAGCCAGGCACCTGGCGCGATGCCTGGTATTTCCGCCTGCGCGAGCTCAAGGCACCGTACGAGATCAACGTCGACCTGGACATGGCCAACCAGGACAGCCTCACGGTGTTCATCAACTATCGGGTGCTGGATTATCAGCAGCGCTTCATCGGTGCTGCCGGTGTGGGGCTGAGCGTGGCGTCCGTGGTCAAGCTGATCGACGATTACCAACGGCGCTACCAACGTTCGGTGTTCTTTACCGACGCCCAGGGCAAGGTCCTGCTCACCGGCTCCGACGGCGGCCCCCATGGCCTGCGCGTCGGCCAGACGCTTAGCGACACCGGCGACTTCGATGCAGTACTGACGCAGGGGCCAGTGCCTGACCAAGGCAGCCACGAGTATCAGGACACCGCCGGACACAGTCATTTCCTCAACGTCCGTCAATTGTCGGAGCTGGACTGGTACCTGCTGGTGGACAAGCGTGAGACCGGCGTGCTGGACCGCGTCCGCCATTCCCTTTACCTGAACCTGGCGATCTGCGCGATGATCACCCTGGTGGTGCTGTCGCTGCTCAATGCCATGCTCCAGCGGCACCAGGCAAGCACCACCGCGCTGGCCACGCTCGACAGCCTCACCGGCCTGCCCAACCGGCGCAGCTTCGACCTGCTGGCCGCCCAGGCGTTGCAGGAAGCCGTGCGTGACCGGGTGCCGCTGGTGGCATTGCTGATCGACCTGGACAACTTCAAGGCGCTCAACGACACCCACGGCCACCTGGCAGGCGACGAAGTGTTGCGCCAGTTCGCCCAAGTGCTGCAGGGCAGCCTGCGCCAGTCAGATATAATCTGTCGCTGGGGCGGTGAGGAGTTCATCGTGTTGCTGCGCGAGGCCAACGGCCGTCAGGCCATCGAAGTGGCCGAAAAGATCCGTCGGCGCACCGAGCAATTGACGTTCAACTACGAAGACCAACCGCTACGACTGACTACCAGTATCGGCCTGGGCAACCTCCAGCCGGGCGACACCTTGCACGCTCTGCTGACCCGCGCCGACCGTGCGCTCTATCGCGCCAAGCAGGCCGGCCGCAACCGCGTCTGCAGTGAATCACCTGGACCCGAACATGCCTGA
- a CDS encoding SAM-dependent methyltransferase encodes MSARPSASSAPDARAQFLELLGAAIHGNTLVKLVLARHVGADQTLQRIIAKPVQVKGQPNLSLVYRHQTRDITRNVPLDQALTLVAELLPESFRNAHLFDGDGEVQLTFSKKGKPMLQRHGAQAPRETSVSTGHDREKKRYLELSRPFLRDLGVTDAQSALIPSMSRKWKQINKFIEVFDHALANAPVSAEQLLRVADFGSGKGYLTFAMHDYLRNTLGREAQVTGVELRQDMVDLCNGAASRLEHPGLEFQCGDVRSVVPEAIEVMIALHACDIATDYAIHTGIRCNAAIIMCSPCCHKQIRPQLHSPGLLQPMLQYGLHLGQQAEMLTDSLRALYLEACGYETKVFEFISLEHTNKNKMILAVKRQQPVDNGALLEKIAQLKAFYGVQEHCLETLLKADGLIDLGANN; translated from the coding sequence ATGTCTGCTCGTCCTTCCGCTTCTTCCGCGCCGGATGCGCGTGCCCAGTTCCTTGAGCTGCTGGGCGCCGCCATTCACGGCAATACCTTGGTCAAGCTGGTGCTGGCCCGCCATGTGGGGGCCGACCAGACCTTGCAGCGGATCATCGCCAAGCCGGTACAGGTGAAAGGGCAGCCCAATCTGTCGCTTGTGTACCGCCATCAGACTCGTGACATCACCCGTAACGTGCCACTGGACCAGGCCCTGACGCTGGTTGCCGAGCTGTTGCCGGAGAGTTTTCGCAATGCCCACCTGTTCGATGGCGACGGCGAAGTACAGCTGACCTTCAGCAAGAAGGGCAAGCCGATGCTGCAGCGCCATGGCGCCCAGGCACCACGGGAAACATCGGTGAGCACTGGCCATGATCGGGAGAAGAAGCGTTACCTTGAGTTGTCGCGTCCATTTCTGCGTGATCTGGGCGTAACCGATGCCCAAAGTGCACTGATCCCGTCCATGTCGCGTAAGTGGAAGCAGATCAACAAGTTCATCGAAGTCTTCGATCACGCCCTGGCCAATGCGCCGGTATCGGCAGAGCAGTTGTTGCGGGTGGCCGACTTCGGTTCGGGCAAGGGTTACCTGACCTTCGCCATGCATGACTACCTGCGCAATACGTTGGGCCGTGAGGCTCAGGTGACGGGCGTGGAGTTGCGTCAGGACATGGTCGACCTGTGCAATGGCGCGGCTTCACGCCTGGAGCATCCGGGCCTGGAGTTCCAGTGCGGCGACGTCCGCAGTGTGGTGCCGGAGGCCATCGAAGTGATGATTGCCCTGCATGCGTGCGACATCGCCACCGACTACGCCATTCACACCGGTATCCGCTGCAATGCCGCGATCATCATGTGCTCGCCGTGCTGCCACAAGCAGATCCGCCCGCAACTGCACAGCCCGGGGCTGCTGCAGCCGATGCTGCAATATGGCCTGCACCTGGGGCAGCAGGCCGAGATGCTCACCGACAGCTTGCGTGCGTTGTATCTGGAAGCCTGTGGCTATGAAACCAAGGTGTTCGAATTCATCTCGTTGGAGCACACCAACAAGAACAAGATGATTCTTGCGGTGAAGCGCCAGCAGCCGGTGGACAATGGCGCGTTGCTAGAGAAGATCGCGCAGCTCAAGGCGTTCTATGGGGTGCAGGAGCATTGCCTGGAGACGTTGTTGAAGGCGGATGGCCTGATAGACCTTGGTGCCAATAACTAA
- a CDS encoding DNA-binding protein: MEYEFTLKYQLLDEVDTDTLLEQLAEAGCDDALVGVGQPGRLALDFAREATSAREAIESALKDVHSVLPGAQLIEATPDLVGLTDVAEMVGVSRQNMRKLMLAHIRSFPAPIHEGSTSLWHLADVLLWLQARGSYSVAQETLELARVAMTVNVSNLHARVFGGAQRLV; this comes from the coding sequence ATGGAATATGAGTTCACCCTCAAGTATCAACTGCTTGATGAAGTCGACACCGATACGCTTCTGGAACAGTTGGCCGAAGCAGGATGCGATGATGCGCTTGTCGGTGTAGGCCAGCCAGGCCGCCTGGCGCTGGATTTTGCTCGAGAGGCTACATCTGCCCGAGAGGCCATCGAGAGCGCGCTCAAGGACGTTCACAGTGTTTTACCAGGGGCGCAATTGATCGAGGCAACGCCAGACCTCGTAGGGCTTACCGATGTGGCGGAAATGGTGGGGGTGTCGCGTCAGAACATGCGCAAACTGATGCTTGCCCACATACGTAGCTTCCCGGCCCCCATCCACGAAGGCAGCACTTCGCTCTGGCACCTTGCGGATGTTCTGCTCTGGTTACAGGCACGAGGAAGCTATTCAGTGGCCCAGGAGACTCTGGAACTGGCTCGAGTAGCGATGACGGTCAATGTATCCAATTTGCACGCGCGTGTTTTCGGGGGGGCGCAGCGTTTGGTCTAG
- a CDS encoding alpha/beta fold hydrolase — MRPEIAVLDIQGQYRVYTEFYRAEAAEKTIILINGSLATTASFAQTVRNLHPQFNVVLYDQPYAGKSKPHNRQERLITKETEAHILLELIEHFQADHVMSFSWGGAGTLLALAQQPRRVKKAVVSSFSPIINEPMRDYLERGCKYLAACDRYQVGNLVNDTIGKHLPSLFKRFNYRHVSSLDSHEYAQMHFHINEVLQHDLERALKSAVNIDIPVLFINGDRDEYTTVEDARHFSQHVGKSQFSVIRDAGHFLDMEHKAACEETRDAMLGFLKPTTREPRQRFQYVQGHHALAI; from the coding sequence ATGAGGCCAGAAATTGCTGTACTTGATATCCAAGGTCAGTATCGGGTTTACACGGAGTTCTATCGCGCGGAAGCGGCCGAGAAGACGATCATCCTGATCAACGGTTCGCTGGCCACCACGGCCTCGTTCGCCCAGACGGTGCGCAACCTGCACCCGCAATTCAACGTGGTGCTGTACGACCAGCCGTATGCCGGCAAGTCGAAGCCACACAACCGCCAGGAACGCCTGATCACCAAGGAGACCGAGGCGCACATCCTCCTTGAGCTGATCGAGCACTTCCAGGCCGACCACGTGATGTCGTTCTCCTGGGGCGGTGCCGGCACCCTGCTGGCGCTGGCGCAACAGCCGCGTCGGGTGAAAAAGGCAGTGGTCAGTTCGTTCTCGCCGATCATCAACGAGCCAATGCGCGACTACCTGGAACGCGGCTGCAAGTACCTGGCTGCCTGCGACCGTTACCAGGTCGGCAACCTGGTCAACGACACCATCGGCAAGCACCTGCCGTCGCTGTTCAAGCGCTTCAATTACCGGCACGTCAGCAGCCTGGACAGCCACGAGTACGCGCAGATGCACTTCCACATCAACGAAGTGCTGCAGCATGACCTGGAGCGAGCGCTCAAGTCCGCGGTCAACATCGACATCCCGGTGCTGTTCATCAACGGTGACCGTGACGAATACACCACTGTCGAAGATGCCCGGCACTTCAGCCAGCACGTGGGCAAGAGCCAGTTCAGCGTGATCCGCGATGCTGGCCACTTCCTCGACATGGAGCACAAAGCCGCCTGCGAGGAAACCCGCGATGCCATGTTGGGCTTCCTCAAACCAACCACGCGTGAGCCCCGCCAACGCTTCCAATACGTACAGGGGCACCATGCACTGGCCATCTGA
- the bglX gene encoding beta-glucosidase BglX: MMKLSLLGLAMGLASQAALAAPTAPPLEDKQAFINHLISQMTEAEKIGQLRLISIGPEMPRDKIREEIAAGRIGGTFNSRTAPENRPMQDAAMRSRLKIPMFFAYDTVHGERTIFPIGLGMAATWDMEAVAKVGRTAAIEASADALDMTFAPMVDIARDPRWGRTSEGFGEDTYLTSRIGQVMVQSFQGSSPANPDSIMAIVKHFALYGAVEGGRDYNTVDMSLPKMYNDYLPPYRAALDAGAGGVMVALNSINGVPATSNTWLMNDLLRKEWGFKGVTISDHGAIQELIRHGVARDGREAAKLAIKAGIDMSMNDTLYGEELPGLLKSGEVTQGELDQAVREVLGAKYDMGLFKDPYVRIGKAETDLKDYYGNDRLHRDAARDVARRSLVLLENRNQTLPLKKSGTIALVGPLADAPIDMMGSWAADGKPVHSVTVREGLRRAVEGKAKLVYAKGSNVTGDKAIFDYLNFLNFDAPEIVNDPRPAAVLIDEAVKAAKQSDVVVAVVGESRGMSHESSSRTTLEIPASQRELIKALKATGKPLVLVLMNGRPLSIGWEREQADAILETWFAGTEGGNAIADVLFGDYNPSGKLAITFPRSVGQIPMHYNHTRIGRPFTPGKPGNYTSQYFEEPNGPLYPFGYGLSYSSFELSGLSLSKKDLKRGDTLEAKVTVKNTGKRDGETVVQLYLQDVSASMSRPVKELKNFQKLMLKPGESRTVTFRISEEDLKFYNGQLQRVAEPGEFNVQIGLDSEAVQQKSFELL; the protein is encoded by the coding sequence ATGATGAAACTGTCTTTGCTGGGCCTGGCCATGGGCCTTGCCAGTCAGGCGGCCCTCGCCGCCCCCACCGCCCCGCCCCTTGAGGACAAGCAGGCGTTCATCAACCATCTGATCAGCCAGATGACCGAAGCCGAAAAGATCGGCCAGTTGCGCCTGATCAGCATCGGCCCGGAAATGCCCCGCGACAAAATCCGCGAGGAAATCGCCGCAGGCCGCATCGGCGGCACCTTCAACTCGCGCACCGCGCCCGAGAACCGGCCGATGCAGGATGCGGCCATGCGCAGCCGCCTGAAGATCCCGATGTTCTTTGCCTACGACACCGTCCACGGCGAACGTACCATCTTCCCGATCGGCCTGGGCATGGCTGCGACCTGGGACATGGAAGCCGTCGCCAAGGTCGGCCGCACCGCGGCCATCGAAGCCTCGGCCGACGCCCTGGACATGACCTTCGCACCGATGGTCGATATCGCCCGTGACCCGCGCTGGGGCCGCACCAGTGAAGGCTTCGGTGAGGACACCTACCTGACTTCGCGCATTGGTCAGGTGATGGTCCAGTCGTTCCAGGGCTCCAGCCCGGCCAACCCCGACAGCATCATGGCCATCGTCAAGCACTTCGCCCTCTACGGCGCGGTGGAAGGCGGACGCGACTACAACACGGTCGATATGAGCCTGCCGAAAATGTACAACGACTACCTTCCCCCCTACCGCGCCGCGCTCGACGCCGGTGCCGGCGGTGTGATGGTGGCGCTGAACTCGATCAACGGCGTGCCAGCCACTTCCAACACCTGGCTGATGAACGACCTGCTGCGCAAGGAGTGGGGCTTCAAGGGCGTGACCATCAGCGACCACGGCGCCATCCAGGAGCTGATCCGCCACGGCGTTGCCCGCGACGGCCGTGAAGCCGCCAAGCTGGCGATCAAGGCCGGCATCGACATGAGCATGAACGACACCCTGTACGGTGAAGAGCTGCCAGGCCTGCTGAAATCCGGCGAAGTGACCCAAGGTGAACTGGACCAGGCGGTACGCGAAGTTCTCGGCGCCAAGTACGACATGGGCCTGTTCAAGGACCCGTACGTGCGCATCGGCAAGGCCGAAACCGACCTCAAGGACTATTACGGCAACGACCGTCTGCACCGCGACGCCGCACGTGACGTGGCACGCCGCAGCCTGGTACTGCTGGAAAACCGCAACCAGACCTTGCCGCTGAAAAAGTCCGGCACCATTGCCCTGGTCGGGCCGCTGGCCGATGCCCCGATCGACATGATGGGCAGTTGGGCCGCCGACGGCAAACCGGTGCACTCGGTGACCGTGCGCGAAGGCCTGCGCCGCGCCGTGGAAGGCAAGGCCAAGCTGGTCTACGCCAAAGGCTCCAACGTCACCGGCGACAAAGCGATCTTCGACTACCTGAACTTCCTCAATTTCGACGCACCGGAAATCGTCAACGACCCACGCCCAGCCGCGGTGCTGATCGATGAGGCGGTCAAGGCTGCCAAGCAGTCCGATGTGGTGGTCGCGGTGGTTGGTGAATCCCGTGGCATGTCCCACGAATCGTCGAGCCGCACCACGCTGGAAATCCCCGCCAGTCAGCGCGAGCTGATCAAGGCCCTCAAGGCCACCGGCAAACCCCTGGTGCTGGTGCTGATGAACGGTCGTCCACTGTCGATCGGCTGGGAGCGCGAGCAGGCCGACGCCATCCTGGAAACCTGGTTCGCCGGTACCGAAGGCGGCAACGCCATCGCCGATGTGCTGTTCGGTGACTACAACCCGTCGGGCAAGCTGGCCATCACCTTCCCGCGTTCGGTCGGGCAGATTCCGATGCACTACAACCACACCCGCATCGGTCGGCCGTTCACGCCTGGCAAACCGGGCAACTACACCTCGCAGTACTTCGAGGAGCCCAACGGCCCCCTGTACCCGTTTGGCTATGGCCTGAGCTACAGCAGCTTCGAGCTGTCCGGCCTGAGCCTGTCGAAAAAAGACCTCAAGCGCGGTGACACGCTGGAGGCCAAGGTAACCGTGAAGAACACCGGCAAACGCGACGGCGAAACCGTGGTGCAGCTGTACCTGCAGGATGTTTCGGCGTCCATGAGCCGACCGGTCAAGGAACTGAAGAACTTCCAGAAACTGATGCTCAAGCCAGGTGAGTCGCGGACCGTGACCTTCCGCATCAGCGAGGAAGACCTGAAGTTCTACAATGGGCAGCTGCAACGGGTGGCCGAGCCTGGGGAGTTCAACGTCCAGATCGGGCTTGATTCCGAGGCGGTGCAGCAGAAGAGTTTCGAATTGCTGTAA
- a CDS encoding DUF4917 family protein: MPALDAHLATWPDLNQRHPCDALLLGNGASRALWKPFGYFSLFEEAQRAGRKKGLGVSDQALFKSLGTELFEPVLSTLNHTVRANAALAINSTAPLNRYYSIKEALIHAVRTVHLPWPLMPTTTQASINLALRQYRSVYTSNYDLVLPWAMQHAPQGFAALFDEQGFFDLRRTRSEGTRVMHLHGGLHLLKLPDGSTRQRSAECAELLDGFAVNIPGEVPLFVNEERSDEKLRAIRNSDYLGWCLSQLAQESQGLCLFGQHLDSTDQHLLEAIRQARPAHLSIAIRPLSEASVINQKQHFMDKFGDLPGTEVYFFDASTHPMGLAELAIEVPPSRH; the protein is encoded by the coding sequence ATGCCCGCACTCGACGCCCACCTTGCCACCTGGCCCGATCTCAACCAACGCCACCCCTGCGACGCCCTGCTGTTGGGGAACGGTGCCAGCCGTGCACTGTGGAAACCGTTCGGCTACTTTTCGCTGTTCGAGGAAGCCCAACGCGCGGGTCGCAAGAAAGGTCTTGGCGTCAGCGACCAGGCCCTGTTCAAGTCCCTCGGCACGGAACTGTTCGAGCCGGTGCTCAGCACCCTCAACCATACCGTTCGGGCCAACGCCGCCCTGGCGATCAACTCCACTGCGCCCCTGAACCGCTATTACTCGATCAAGGAAGCACTGATCCACGCAGTGCGCACCGTGCACCTGCCCTGGCCGCTGATGCCAACGACCACGCAGGCTTCGATCAACCTGGCCTTGCGCCAATACCGCAGCGTCTACACCAGCAACTACGACCTTGTTCTGCCGTGGGCCATGCAACACGCCCCGCAAGGCTTCGCTGCGCTGTTCGATGAGCAAGGCTTCTTCGACCTGCGCCGTACCCGCAGCGAAGGCACCCGGGTGATGCACCTGCACGGCGGCCTGCACCTGCTCAAGCTGCCTGACGGCAGCACCCGCCAGCGCAGCGCCGAATGCGCCGAGCTGCTCGACGGTTTTGCCGTGAATATTCCAGGTGAAGTGCCACTGTTCGTCAACGAAGAACGCAGCGACGAAAAACTGCGCGCCATCCGCAACTCGGACTACCTCGGCTGGTGCCTGTCGCAACTGGCGCAGGAAAGCCAAGGCCTATGCCTGTTCGGGCAACACCTGGACAGTACCGACCAGCATTTGCTCGAAGCCATTCGCCAGGCACGGCCGGCGCATCTGTCGATTGCCATCCGGCCGCTCAGTGAAGCATCAGTGATCAATCAGAAGCAGCATTTCATGGACAAGTTCGGTGACTTGCCAGGGACTGAAGTGTACTTCTTCGATGCCAGCACCCACCCGATGGGGCTGGCGGAATTGGCGATAGAGGTGCCTCCTTCGCGCCATTGA
- a CDS encoding TPM domain-containing protein, translating to MTLLNEYDQRRVAEAIARAEKRTDAELVTVLARRADDYAYLPLFWSAVLALAVPGLLQLLVGWPGMRGLLVANVLMFVGLCLLLRSPRLAGWLIPRGLRRWRASRLARQQFREQNLQRTAGGTGVLIFVSEAEQHVEILVDRGVSQHLDAAARAAIVERFAEQVRQGRTLQGFVECIEACGELLSEHVPSTHTRNELPNRLVILD from the coding sequence ATGACCCTTCTCAATGAATATGACCAGCGCCGCGTCGCCGAGGCCATTGCCCGTGCCGAAAAGCGAACCGACGCCGAGCTGGTCACCGTGCTGGCGCGCCGCGCCGATGACTATGCCTACCTGCCACTGTTCTGGTCCGCCGTGCTGGCGTTGGCCGTGCCTGGCCTGTTGCAGCTGCTGGTCGGCTGGCCGGGCATGCGCGGGCTGCTGGTGGCCAACGTGCTGATGTTCGTCGGCCTGTGCCTGTTGCTGCGCAGCCCGCGCCTGGCGGGTTGGTTGATTCCGCGTGGGCTGCGTCGCTGGCGGGCTTCGCGCCTGGCCCGGCAGCAGTTTCGCGAGCAGAACCTGCAACGCACGGCCGGTGGCACTGGTGTACTGATTTTCGTCAGCGAAGCCGAGCAGCATGTCGAGATTCTGGTCGACCGTGGCGTCAGTCAGCACCTGGACGCCGCCGCCCGCGCCGCCATCGTCGAGCGTTTTGCCGAGCAGGTGCGCCAAGGCCGCACCTTGCAGGGCTTTGTCGAGTGCATCGAAGCCTGTGGCGAGCTGCTGAGCGAGCATGTGCCGTCGACCCACACCCGCAACGAGCTGCCCAACCGTCTGGTGATCCTCGACTGA
- a CDS encoding 16S rRNA pseudouridine(516) synthase, whose translation MRLDRFLANLPCYNRQQVRLLLVQRRVRVNGEVVVDPLFEVNEFSRIEVDEQLLQAGRPARYLMLHKPEGCVSATQDPQHRTVLDLLPAELRDDLHIAGRLDYNTTGLLILTNDGQWSRRLTQPRTKLPKRYLVETEDEIGEHYVAKFREGFYFAFEDLTTLPAQLDILGPRQARLAIVEGRYHQVKRMFGHFDNKVVGLHRESMGLIQLDPALQPGAFRALTAEEIATV comes from the coding sequence ATGCGTCTTGACCGTTTCCTCGCCAACCTGCCCTGCTACAACCGCCAGCAAGTGCGCCTGCTGCTGGTGCAGCGACGCGTCCGGGTAAATGGTGAGGTTGTGGTCGACCCGCTGTTTGAAGTGAACGAATTCAGCCGCATCGAAGTGGACGAGCAGTTGCTTCAAGCCGGCCGCCCAGCTCGCTACCTGATGCTGCACAAACCCGAAGGCTGCGTCAGTGCCACCCAGGACCCTCAGCACCGCACCGTGCTGGACCTGCTGCCTGCTGAACTGCGGGACGACCTGCACATCGCCGGGCGGCTGGACTACAACACCACCGGCCTGCTGATTCTGACCAATGACGGCCAGTGGTCGCGACGCCTGACCCAGCCCAGGACCAAGCTGCCCAAGCGCTACCTGGTCGAGACCGAGGACGAGATCGGCGAGCACTATGTCGCCAAGTTTCGTGAGGGCTTCTACTTCGCCTTCGAAGACCTCACCACCCTGCCCGCCCAACTGGACATTCTCGGCCCACGTCAGGCCCGGCTGGCGATCGTCGAAGGGCGCTATCACCAGGTCAAGCGCATGTTCGGACACTTCGACAACAAGGTGGTGGGGTTGCACCGCGAGAGCATGGGGCTGATCCAACTGGACCCAGCTCTGCAACCAGGGGCGTTCAGGGCGCTGACGGCCGAGGAAATCGCCACCGTCTAG